One window of the Bradyrhizobium sp. NP1 genome contains the following:
- a CDS encoding isochorismatase family protein, with amino-acid sequence MSYAPLDPSGTVILFADLQLGIVELATTNEQARLRRAVSALAKLAGIFAIPCVVTTAPGQNGKATVVPEIAAALGELPQHMRTTTDAFTHAPTRAAIMAVKRSTLLIAGVATEIIVQHSALSAAAQGFNVQVAVDACGGLSPRTEDAALRRLVQSGVVTTSIASIAGQLAGDFSEAKGSQALGVLYEMVSA; translated from the coding sequence ATGAGCTATGCGCCGCTCGATCCCTCGGGCACGGTGATCTTGTTCGCAGACCTGCAACTCGGGATCGTTGAACTCGCCACCACAAACGAACAGGCCCGGCTGCGCCGCGCCGTCTCGGCACTTGCGAAGCTCGCCGGCATCTTTGCGATCCCGTGCGTGGTCACGACGGCGCCTGGACAGAATGGCAAGGCTACCGTCGTTCCGGAAATTGCCGCGGCGCTCGGCGAATTGCCGCAACACATGCGGACCACCACCGATGCCTTTACCCATGCGCCGACGCGCGCCGCGATCATGGCCGTAAAGCGAAGTACGCTGCTCATTGCGGGCGTCGCCACCGAGATCATCGTTCAGCACTCGGCGCTCTCCGCCGCCGCCCAGGGGTTCAACGTCCAGGTAGCAGTTGACGCCTGCGGCGGCCTTTCGCCGCGAACCGAGGATGCCGCGCTGCGCCGCCTGGTCCAGTCGGGCGTGGTTACGACATCGATCGCCTCCATCGCGGGTCAACTGGCGGGAGACTTCAGCGAGGCAAAGGGAAGCCAGGCGCTCGGCGTTCTCTACGAAATGGTCTCGGCCTGA
- a CDS encoding AraC family transcriptional regulator: MSLLGELPDVVSEVLDLVRMRAELVCANEFVTPWAFSFKQPVSHFHIIERGTAWLALDDRSRPMQLKPGDLIFLPLGAGHTLSSDPKLKARPIETIIPYYDGTIYRQPGKGKQTHIVCGRFTFAGVLAPRLLALLPKVIHLQPERGRAFEWLRLTSHFLVEETRNPRPGSATMVIRLLHLLFTQAVRESAAKRPSNLGWMSGLIDARIGRALSAIHGDPAKPWSVAALADIAGLSRSAFADRFTQLVGSSPLRYLTAWRLDLAADYLRTGTCSIGEIAGIVGYGSETALTRAFKARFGASPGTFRRRRNGSIRS; this comes from the coding sequence ATGTCACTATTGGGTGAACTGCCGGATGTCGTTTCCGAGGTTCTTGACCTGGTCCGGATGCGCGCCGAACTGGTCTGCGCGAACGAGTTCGTGACGCCGTGGGCATTCAGCTTCAAACAGCCGGTCTCACATTTCCATATCATCGAGCGTGGAACAGCCTGGCTTGCACTCGACGATCGCTCACGGCCGATGCAACTCAAGCCCGGCGATCTGATTTTCCTGCCGCTCGGCGCCGGCCATACGCTTTCCAGCGACCCGAAATTGAAGGCCCGGCCGATCGAAACGATCATTCCCTATTATGACGGCACGATCTATCGGCAACCCGGCAAGGGAAAGCAGACGCACATCGTTTGCGGGCGGTTCACTTTTGCCGGCGTGCTCGCGCCACGCCTTCTCGCGCTGCTGCCCAAAGTCATCCACCTGCAACCCGAACGGGGACGCGCGTTCGAGTGGCTTCGCCTGACCAGTCACTTCCTGGTCGAGGAGACGCGCAACCCGAGACCGGGCTCCGCGACCATGGTCATCCGGCTGCTGCACCTGCTGTTCACTCAGGCCGTTCGTGAATCGGCAGCCAAGCGCCCATCGAACCTCGGATGGATGAGCGGGCTGATCGACGCCAGGATCGGCCGCGCGCTGTCAGCCATTCACGGCGATCCGGCAAAGCCCTGGTCGGTCGCTGCCCTTGCCGATATTGCGGGCCTGTCGCGATCAGCTTTTGCCGATCGTTTCACGCAACTCGTCGGTTCTTCCCCCCTACGCTACCTCACAGCATGGCGCCTTGACCTCGCCGCCGACTACCTGCGCACGGGCACCTGCAGCATTGGCGAAATCGCCGGGATCGTCGGATATGGCTCAGAAACAGCGCTGACGCGGGCGTTCAAGGCCAGATTCGGCGCGAGCCCTGGCACATTTCGCCGCCGCCGCAATGGATCAATTCGCTCCTAG
- a CDS encoding carboxymuconolactone decarboxylase family protein, with translation MMHARKEYADLQKFAPDVYETLRALGQQAAKAGIEKELLELIKIRASQINGCAFCVQFHILQAESLGVSIDKLNLVAVWREAPQFSVRERAALAWTEALTLISNGVSDELYAEANAEFSEKELTYLTSAIASINGWNRFGAAYRWTPPPRAKPRVA, from the coding sequence ATGATGCACGCCCGCAAGGAATATGCCGACCTGCAGAAGTTCGCGCCGGACGTTTACGAAACCCTCCGCGCGCTCGGCCAGCAGGCGGCGAAAGCCGGGATCGAGAAGGAGCTTCTCGAGTTGATCAAGATACGCGCGTCGCAGATCAACGGCTGCGCCTTCTGCGTGCAGTTCCACATCCTGCAGGCCGAGAGTCTCGGCGTCTCCATCGACAAGCTCAACCTGGTCGCGGTGTGGCGCGAGGCGCCGCAATTCTCGGTGCGTGAGCGTGCGGCGCTGGCATGGACCGAGGCGCTCACGCTGATCAGCAACGGCGTCAGCGATGAGCTCTATGCGGAAGCGAATGCGGAATTCTCCGAGAAGGAACTGACCTATCTCACCTCGGCGATCGCCTCGATCAACGGCTGGAACCGGTTTGGCGCGGCCTATCGCTGGACTCCCCCGCCGCGAGCGAAACCTCGTGTGGCCTGA
- a CDS encoding MarR family transcriptional regulator: protein MAKLSRKSLPRGSGRKPPSRERATGDKNGGRAPIRPPPPGEGKRGEAGYFGYLLRQAHAAHRLAMERTLADLGVTPPQFVVLTMLKAYPGLSGADLARVAVQTPQTIGVIMRNLERDGAIRKTPHPLHGRVLQWTLTRRGLALLEKCRRRVIALERRLAQGLSAGAQATIRRWLAKIAANPPELGQA from the coding sequence ATGGCGAAGCTGTCACGAAAATCGCTCCCCCGCGGCTCAGGCCGAAAGCCGCCTTCCCGCGAACGGGCAACCGGCGACAAAAACGGCGGCCGCGCCCCGATCCGCCCGCCGCCACCCGGCGAGGGCAAGCGCGGCGAAGCGGGCTATTTCGGCTACCTGTTGCGGCAGGCGCATGCCGCGCATCGCCTCGCCATGGAGCGGACGCTCGCCGACCTCGGCGTGACGCCGCCGCAATTCGTCGTCCTGACGATGTTGAAGGCCTATCCCGGCCTGTCGGGCGCCGATCTCGCCCGCGTCGCGGTGCAGACGCCGCAGACGATCGGCGTGATCATGCGCAACCTGGAGCGCGACGGCGCGATCCGAAAAACACCGCATCCCCTTCACGGCCGCGTGCTGCAATGGACCCTGACCCGGCGCGGCCTGGCACTTCTGGAAAAATGCCGCCGGCGCGTGATCGCGCTGGAACGGCGGCTGGCGCAGGGACTTTCAGCGGGCGCGCAAGCGACAATCCGCCGCTGGCTCGCCAAAATTGCCGCAAACCCGCCAGAACTGGGCCAGGCGTGA
- a CDS encoding lytic murein transglycosylase, whose amino-acid sequence MRQPDSRNHPTRRGLLRVGLGAAALLASGAASRAAAPPGFEQWRENFHSKALAKGISEATWARAMGHVEPDMSVFKQIARQPEFNEQIWQYINRRVSDWRIIHGKEALKKNEALFARIEKDFGVERGTLLALWGVESAYGDPLVQQNHMTPVFPSLAALAWNEPRRRAYWETELINALRIVDRGWSTPEEMRGSWAGAMGHTQWMPEVWLNVGFDYDGDGKVSPFGRPDDALGSSAKFLVNRGRYHRGEHWGYEVRASGAAGGSRSYAAWASAGVTRADGQPFPQPNASAQLWIPVPGGPAFLLGPNFNAVKSYNPSMNYALAICHLGDRILGAPPFIQPFPGSERALTLAEVQEMQTRLTKAGFDTGGTDGRVGNDTMKAIRDFQTKAGLTPADGYGGLKVLARLRQGG is encoded by the coding sequence ATGAGACAGCCTGATTCCCGGAACCATCCGACACGGCGCGGTCTGCTTCGCGTTGGGCTTGGCGCGGCCGCCCTGCTTGCAAGTGGTGCTGCCTCGCGCGCCGCGGCGCCGCCGGGCTTCGAGCAATGGCGCGAGAATTTTCACAGCAAGGCGCTCGCCAAGGGTATTTCGGAAGCGACCTGGGCGCGTGCGATGGGCCACGTCGAGCCCGACATGAGCGTGTTCAAGCAGATCGCCAGGCAGCCGGAATTCAACGAGCAGATCTGGCAATACATCAACCGCCGCGTCTCCGACTGGCGCATCATCCACGGCAAGGAGGCGCTGAAGAAGAACGAGGCGCTGTTCGCCAGGATCGAGAAGGACTTCGGCGTCGAGCGCGGCACGCTGCTCGCGCTATGGGGCGTCGAATCCGCCTATGGCGATCCGCTGGTGCAGCAGAACCACATGACGCCGGTGTTTCCATCGCTGGCCGCGCTCGCCTGGAACGAGCCGCGTCGGCGCGCCTATTGGGAGACCGAGCTGATCAATGCCTTGAGGATCGTCGATCGCGGCTGGAGCACGCCGGAGGAGATGCGCGGCTCCTGGGCCGGCGCGATGGGTCACACGCAATGGATGCCGGAGGTCTGGCTCAATGTCGGCTTCGACTATGACGGCGACGGCAAGGTTTCACCGTTCGGCCGGCCCGACGACGCACTCGGCTCCAGCGCCAAATTCCTGGTCAACCGCGGCAGGTATCATCGCGGCGAGCATTGGGGCTATGAGGTGCGCGCGAGCGGCGCAGCCGGCGGCAGCCGCAGCTATGCGGCCTGGGCGAGCGCCGGCGTCACCCGCGCCGACGGCCAGCCATTCCCGCAGCCAAACGCATCGGCGCAGTTGTGGATCCCGGTGCCGGGCGGCCCGGCCTTTTTGCTCGGCCCGAACTTCAACGCGGTCAAGAGCTACAACCCGTCGATGAACTATGCGCTGGCGATCTGCCATCTCGGCGACCGCATCCTCGGCGCCCCGCCGTTCATCCAGCCCTTCCCCGGATCGGAGCGCGCGCTGACGCTCGCCGAGGTGCAGGAAATGCAGACACGCCTCACCAAGGCGGGATTCGATACCGGTGGTACCGACGGTCGCGTCGGCAACGACACGATGAAGGCGATCCGGGACTTTCAGACCAAGGCCGGGCTAACGCCGGCCGATGGCTATGGCGGCCTGAAGGTGCTGGCACGGTTGCGGCAGGGCGGCTAG
- the recJ gene encoding single-stranded-DNA-specific exonuclease RecJ yields the protein MTLPASAIPVEAPQAFLGVAHSLTGKLWRDRLDARGAARALAIAQRHQLPEMLARVLAGRDVDIEAVADFLDPTIRKLMPDPFTVTEMEAAARRIADAAARGEKVAIFGDYDVDGATSAALLAWHLRHCGLDPLIHIPDRLFEGYGPNTEAVRMLAAKGATLLVAVDCGTTSIEPLAEAKRLGMSVVVIDHHQCGDELPVVDALVNPNRPDDLSGLGHLAAVGLTLVTLVAVNRDLRQRGYWTSEMPEPDLLGMLHHVALGTVADVAPLIGLNRAFVAKGLIALRRRDHVGHTALMDVSRLNGPPEAWHLGFMLGPRINAGGRIGRADLGVRLLLEGDVTEAARIAAELDRLNTERRAIEQAAEAQAEAEALAALGLEDKGAVIVTASEGWHPGVVGLVAARLKEKFARPAFAIALEPGGIGTGSGRSIAGVDLGRAVRQAVADGLLMKGGGHAMAAGVTLRKEKLAEFRAHMESALSGDVAQARHVNEIFIDGAVSARGVTVEFAATLNRAGPFGSGNPEPVVALPSHQLVFADEVGQAHLRLRFKSGDGAIVNGIAFRSVGQKLGNALIANRGQVLHVAGSLSVDRYQGTERVQLRVLDVATPDPGPALIR from the coding sequence ATGACGCTTCCCGCATCCGCAATTCCCGTCGAGGCGCCGCAGGCGTTCCTCGGCGTGGCGCATTCGCTCACCGGCAAATTGTGGCGCGACCGGCTGGATGCGCGCGGCGCGGCCCGCGCGCTCGCGATCGCGCAGCGCCATCAACTGCCGGAAATGCTGGCGCGGGTATTGGCCGGCCGTGACGTCGATATCGAGGCGGTCGCCGATTTTCTCGATCCGACCATCCGCAAGCTGATGCCCGACCCCTTCACGGTGACGGAGATGGAGGCGGCCGCCAGGCGCATCGCGGACGCGGCAGCGCGCGGCGAGAAGGTCGCGATCTTCGGGGACTATGACGTCGACGGCGCGACCTCGGCGGCTTTGCTCGCCTGGCATTTGCGCCATTGCGGGCTTGATCCGTTGATCCACATCCCCGACCGCCTGTTCGAAGGCTATGGCCCGAACACGGAAGCCGTGCGCATGCTCGCCGCCAAGGGCGCCACGCTGCTCGTGGCCGTCGATTGCGGCACCACCAGCATCGAGCCGCTGGCGGAGGCGAAGCGGCTCGGCATGTCCGTCGTCGTGATCGACCATCACCAGTGCGGCGACGAGCTGCCGGTGGTCGACGCGCTGGTCAATCCGAACCGGCCCGACGATCTCTCCGGGCTTGGACATCTCGCCGCGGTCGGCCTGACCCTCGTCACGCTGGTCGCAGTCAACCGCGACCTGCGCCAGCGCGGCTACTGGACATCGGAGATGCCGGAGCCCGACCTGCTCGGCATGCTGCATCACGTCGCGCTCGGCACGGTCGCGGACGTCGCGCCGCTGATCGGGCTGAACCGCGCCTTCGTTGCAAAAGGCCTGATCGCGCTACGCCGCCGCGACCATGTCGGCCATACCGCGCTGATGGACGTGTCACGGCTGAACGGTCCACCGGAAGCCTGGCATCTCGGCTTCATGCTGGGGCCGCGCATCAATGCCGGCGGGCGCATCGGCCGCGCCGATCTCGGCGTGCGGTTGCTGCTCGAGGGCGATGTCACCGAGGCCGCGCGGATCGCGGCCGAGCTCGACCGCCTCAACACCGAGCGGCGCGCCATCGAACAGGCTGCGGAAGCGCAGGCCGAAGCCGAGGCGCTGGCCGCGCTCGGGCTGGAGGACAAGGGCGCCGTCATCGTCACCGCATCCGAGGGCTGGCATCCCGGCGTGGTCGGGCTCGTCGCGGCGCGGCTGAAGGAAAAATTCGCGCGGCCTGCCTTTGCCATCGCGCTCGAGCCCGGCGGCATCGGCACCGGCTCCGGGCGCTCGATCGCCGGCGTCGATCTCGGCCGCGCGGTGCGACAGGCTGTGGCCGACGGCCTCCTGATGAAGGGCGGCGGCCACGCCATGGCGGCGGGCGTCACCTTGCGCAAGGAGAAGCTCGCCGAATTCCGCGCCCATATGGAAAGCGCGCTGTCGGGCGATGTGGCACAGGCGCGCCATGTCAACGAGATCTTCATCGACGGCGCGGTGTCGGCGCGCGGGGTGACAGTGGAGTTTGCCGCGACCCTCAACCGCGCGGGCCCGTTCGGCAGTGGCAATCCCGAACCCGTCGTGGCGCTGCCGTCGCATCAGCTCGTCTTTGCCGACGAGGTCGGGCAGGCGCATTTGCGGCTGCGCTTCAAGTCCGGCGACGGCGCCATCGTCAACGGCATCGCGTTCCGCTCGGTCGGCCAGAAGCTTGGCAACGCGCTGATCGCCAATCGGGGCCAGGTGCTGCATGTGGCGGGATCGCTCAGCGTCGACCGCTACCAGGGCACGGAGCGCGTGCAGCTCCGCGTGCTCGACGTCGCCACGCCCGACCCCGGACCGGCGCTGATCCGCTAG
- a CDS encoding haloacid dehalogenase type II, whose protein sequence is MTSDLAGVKALIFDVFGTVVDWRTSLINDLTAWGVKRGIKADWTALVDGWRAVYTASMDEVRKHPERGFVILDVLHRQSLDKLVAQLGITGLSDADLHHLTLGWHRLHPWPDSIPGLTRLKAKHIIAPLSNGNVALLTNMAKFAGLPWDLIMSAELFGHYKPDPETYLGAAKLLCLEPGEVMMVAAHNYDLKNAQKRGLKTAFVARPTEYGPLQKVDFEATGNWDIVAKDFGGIADRLRC, encoded by the coding sequence ATGACATCCGATCTTGCGGGAGTGAAGGCGCTGATCTTCGACGTGTTCGGTACCGTCGTCGACTGGCGCACCAGCCTCATCAATGACCTCACGGCGTGGGGCGTCAAGCGCGGCATCAAGGCGGACTGGACCGCACTCGTCGACGGCTGGCGCGCGGTCTACACCGCGTCGATGGACGAGGTGCGCAAGCATCCCGAGCGCGGCTTCGTCATCCTCGACGTGCTGCACCGCCAATCGCTCGACAAGCTGGTCGCCCAGCTCGGCATCACCGGGTTGAGCGATGCCGACCTGCATCACCTCACGCTGGGCTGGCATCGGCTTCATCCCTGGCCTGACAGCATTCCGGGCCTCACGCGCCTGAAGGCAAAGCACATCATCGCGCCGCTCTCCAACGGCAATGTCGCGCTGCTCACCAACATGGCGAAGTTCGCAGGGCTACCCTGGGATCTCATCATGTCGGCGGAGCTGTTCGGGCACTACAAGCCCGATCCGGAAACCTATCTCGGTGCGGCCAAACTGCTTTGCCTGGAGCCGGGCGAAGTCATGATGGTCGCCGCCCACAATTACGATCTGAAGAACGCGCAGAAGCGCGGGCTGAAGACCGCTTTCGTGGCGCGGCCGACCGAATATGGCCCGCTGCAGAAGGTCGATTTCGAAGCGACCGGAAACTGGGACATCGTCGCCAAGGATTTTGGCGGCATCGCCGACCGGTTGAGGTGCTAG
- the glpX gene encoding class II fructose-bisphosphatase — translation MSSHISVPPQLLLERIMTLELVRVTERAAVSAARLRGHGNEKAADQAAVDAMRRELNKLPIEGTVVIGEGERDEAPMLFIGEKVGIQAGPQVDIAVDPLEGTTLCAKNMPGAIATMALADGGTLLHAPDVYMQKLAIGPGYPKGVVELDASPADNVRRLAKAKGVDTSAITVLVLDRPRHADIIQGVRSTGAAVRLITDGDVAGVIHCADPENTGVDMYLGTGGAPEGVLAAVALRCIGGQMQCRLILDTEEKRERAHKMGINDPRTIYGIEDMARGDCLFAATGVTTGSLLSGVKFRKDGVIETETVVMRSVTGTVRTIKAEHRELAKFHLD, via the coding sequence ATGTCGAGCCATATTTCCGTTCCGCCGCAATTGCTGCTTGAGCGCATCATGACGCTGGAACTCGTGCGCGTGACCGAGCGCGCGGCGGTCTCTGCGGCGAGGCTGCGCGGCCACGGCAACGAGAAGGCCGCCGACCAGGCCGCGGTGGATGCGATGCGGCGGGAACTCAACAAGCTGCCGATCGAAGGCACCGTCGTGATCGGCGAGGGCGAGCGCGACGAAGCGCCGATGCTGTTCATCGGCGAAAAGGTCGGCATCCAAGCCGGACCGCAGGTCGATATCGCGGTCGACCCGCTCGAAGGCACCACGCTCTGCGCCAAGAACATGCCGGGCGCGATTGCGACCATGGCGTTGGCCGACGGCGGTACGCTGCTGCACGCGCCGGACGTCTACATGCAGAAGCTTGCGATCGGGCCCGGCTATCCGAAAGGCGTCGTCGAGCTCGACGCTTCACCGGCCGACAATGTCCGCCGCCTTGCCAAGGCCAAGGGCGTCGACACTTCGGCGATCACCGTGCTGGTGCTCGACCGGCCGCGCCATGCCGACATCATCCAGGGCGTCCGGTCGACCGGCGCCGCGGTGCGGCTGATCACCGACGGCGACGTCGCCGGCGTGATCCACTGCGCCGATCCGGAAAATACCGGCGTCGACATGTATCTCGGCACCGGCGGCGCTCCTGAAGGCGTGCTGGCTGCCGTCGCGCTGCGCTGCATCGGCGGTCAGATGCAATGCCGGCTGATCCTCGACACCGAGGAGAAGCGCGAGCGGGCCCACAAGATGGGTATCAACGATCCCCGCACGATCTACGGCATCGAGGACATGGCGCGCGGCGATTGCCTGTTCGCGGCGACGGGTGTCACCACCGGTTCGCTGCTGTCCGGCGTCAAGTTCCGCAAGGACGGCGTGATCGAGACCGAAACCGTTGTGATGCGCTCGGTCACCGGCACCGTGCGCACCATCAAGGCCGAGCACCGCGAGCTCGCGAAATTCCACCTCGATTGA
- a CDS encoding homoserine dehydrogenase, producing MVAPLKVGIAGLGTVGTEVVRLIEEQGRTLAARSGRGVRVVAVTARSKAKKRGVNLNGVAWAKNPLELANDPNIDCLVELIGGSGEPALSAIETALKAGKSVVTANKALIARHGLRLARAAEKHGGALNFEAAVGAAIPVIKTLREGLAGTGINRVYGILNGTCNYILTRMEEEGLSFAECLKDAQRLGYAEANPSFDVDGHDTAQKLAILASLAFGTKVAQSAVYVEGISSIAPEDLRAAAQLGYRVKLLGVAMRTTKGIEQRVHPTMVPKSSAIAQVMGVTNAVTIDGEGIPPITLVGPGAGGAATASAVVSDIVDVARGIRAKPFGRPVERLRETAKAPMERHEGGYYIRLMARDLPGTAATIATRLAEQKISIESIVQRHPDANAAAAARKASPVPVILITYATHEDAVRRALEAVQRDKVISGRPQVIRIEKN from the coding sequence ATGGTCGCACCCCTGAAAGTGGGTATCGCGGGACTCGGCACCGTGGGTACCGAAGTCGTCCGCCTCATCGAAGAGCAGGGCAGGACACTGGCTGCGCGCTCGGGCCGCGGCGTGCGGGTGGTGGCCGTGACAGCGCGCTCCAAGGCGAAGAAGCGCGGCGTCAACCTCAACGGCGTGGCCTGGGCGAAAAATCCGCTCGAACTCGCCAACGATCCCAATATCGACTGTCTGGTCGAGCTGATCGGCGGCTCTGGCGAGCCTGCGCTGTCCGCGATCGAGACTGCGCTGAAGGCCGGCAAGTCGGTGGTGACAGCCAACAAGGCGCTGATCGCCAGGCATGGCCTGCGGCTGGCGCGCGCGGCCGAGAAGCACGGCGGCGCGCTGAATTTCGAGGCCGCCGTCGGCGCTGCCATTCCCGTCATCAAGACGCTGCGCGAGGGCCTCGCCGGCACTGGCATCAACCGCGTCTACGGCATTCTCAACGGCACCTGCAACTACATCCTGACGCGGATGGAAGAGGAGGGCCTGTCGTTCGCCGAATGCCTCAAGGATGCGCAGCGGCTCGGCTATGCCGAGGCCAATCCGTCGTTCGACGTCGACGGCCACGACACGGCGCAGAAGCTTGCGATCCTCGCAAGCCTCGCCTTCGGCACCAAGGTCGCCCAGAGCGCGGTCTATGTCGAAGGCATATCCTCGATCGCGCCGGAAGACCTGCGCGCGGCCGCGCAGCTCGGCTACCGCGTCAAGCTGCTCGGGGTCGCCATGCGCACCACCAAGGGCATCGAGCAGCGCGTGCATCCGACCATGGTGCCGAAGTCCTCGGCGATCGCCCAGGTGATGGGTGTCACCAACGCGGTGACCATCGACGGCGAGGGCATTCCGCCGATCACCCTGGTCGGCCCGGGCGCCGGCGGCGCGGCGACCGCGTCCGCGGTCGTGTCCGACATCGTCGACGTCGCCCGTGGCATCCGCGCCAAGCCGTTCGGGCGGCCGGTGGAGCGGCTGCGCGAAACCGCAAAGGCGCCGATGGAGCGGCACGAGGGCGGTTACTACATCCGCCTGATGGCGCGCGACCTGCCCGGCACCGCCGCGACGATCGCGACCCGGCTCGCCGAGCAGAAGATCTCCATCGAATCGATCGTTCAGCGCCATCCCGACGCAAATGCTGCGGCCGCGGCAAGAAAAGCTTCACCTGTCCCGGTCATCCTGATCACCTATGCCACCCATGAGGACGCGGTGCGCCGTGCGCTTGAGGCCGTGCAGCGGGACAAGGTGATCAGCGGCCGGCCGCAGGTGATACGGATCGAGAAAAATTGA